ATGGCCAAGCTCGTCATCCGTAGCGCGGCGGACCCGGAGCTGGTCCGATTCAGCGTCATCCTCACCGGGCGGACGCACGCCCTGAAGCTTCACATCGGCCCGGGCGACACCGCGGCCCCGGTTTTCACCCTCATGCTTCCCTATGAGGACTGAACGAAGGGGCTTCGGCCCTTTTTTGCGCCTTCGTAAACTCACGCACTGGCGCGCTCCGTCGGTGCGACTTTCGCCGCGCCTGCGGCCGCCTGGAGACTGCGCTGGAATCCGGGATAATGAATGCGCTGTGCCGACACCCAGATATACCCATTCTGAAGCGCATACAACATGAGCTGCCCTTTATGGTGCAGTTTCAGTTTCGCCATGATCGCCTTCCGGTGAGTGTTCACGGTGTAGGGCGAAAGCCTGAGCCGTTCCGCCGCCTGATGATCATCGGAGCCGTCGCCGATGACCGAGAGCACCATTTGCTCTTTCTCGGTGAGCGCATCGAGCGTGATGTTCTTGGGGCGTTTCAGATTCGGTAGCATCGTCGGACTCACGTAGAGCCGGCGTTGGATCACCTGTTGCAGCGCGGTCGGCAGATTCTCCATGCCCTCCGCGTGTCCGTCGTAAAGCCCATCGTAGCGGATGCTCCGCAGCAGATCGAAGGTGCGGGCTTCCTTGCGCGAGGTGAGCACGAGGATCGGCAACGCCGTTTCGATGAACGGCTCAAGGTGCTCCAAGCCGTCCATGTCATCGATCTTCACGCCGGTGATAAAAAGATCCGGCACCTGCGCCTGAATGGAATCGAGGGCGTCGAACCCGAGTTGAAATACACGCACATCCGCATTCCGCCAGAGGTCTTTGATGTGGCGGCTGATCAGCTCACCGTAAAGTTTATCGCCCTTCAGAACCACGATGCGTGGCGTGGCGGTTTTGGGCAGCATGGCTATGAGGCGGCAGGGTTCAGGTGCAGTTTCATTCCATCCGAATGCGGCAGCAGACGGCCTGAGCCGTCGCCCCCGCGCAGTAATTCGCGAGCGAGCGCGTTCCGAACCAGAAGCTCGGCGGCATCACGCATCGGCCTGGCCCCAAGCCGCTCGTGATACCCGCGACTAACGACAATTCCTTGCACAGATGGTTCCGGGGAAACCCGATAACCCAGCCCGGCCAACGTCCGACACTCCTTTTCCACCAGTCCGGCGGCGATGGCGCACTGCGCCTCGTAGTCGAGTCTGTTGAACACCACGGTCAGCGTGATGCGGGCAAAGATTTCCGGCCGCAGTTCCCGCTGGGCATCCTGCCGCACGAGGCGCTCCATCGTCTCATATTTCGACTTCCGAAGCGTCATGATCCGCTGCGCCCCAATATTGCTCGTGAGCACCACATACCACGCCGAGAAATCCAGCACACGGTTCCGGCCCGTCGTCAGCCGGGCGGCATCGAGCAATTGGAGCAGGACGTCCAAGACGCGCGGATGAGCCTTTTCGATTTCATCGAAGAGCAGTGTGCCGGAGCCAGCACACGCATCGAATCCCTCTGCGATCCGGCCTGGTTCGTCCGCCGTCCCGAGCAAAAGTCCGAGACGATCTGCCGTCTGGTATTCAGACATGTCGAGACGGACGACGCGATCCGGGCCAAGCAGATCTTCCGTGAAGCGCAGCGTCAGCTCCGTCTTGCCGACGCCGGTCGGGCCGAGAAACAGGAAGCTCGCTTTTGGCCGGCCGGGCACGGTGAGGCCAAGCTCACCGTGTTGCAGCCGCTCGGCGACCAAATCGATGGCAACATCCTGTCCCGTGAGCACCGCCTTGAGGCGATCCGGCAAGGTCCGGAGTTTTTCGAGGTGTTCGGCGGCGATGCTCATGACGCGCCCTCACCATTTCGCTTCCGTTGGGACCGAGGCATTCGCCGCCACCGGTTCCGACGCGGCAGGCGGCACCCCGGAGCGCAAGCGGCTGCGGTCAGCCTCCAGTTGCTCGCGGAGCTTCGCCGCTTCCGTGCTCTGGCGCACCAGTTGCGCATACTGAGCCTGCATCCGACGCTCGGTTTCGGACATCGAGGACTGCATCGCACGCAGCTCCGCCGTGATGGCCTTTTGCGTGGCAAGTTCCGCCGCGAGTTCGGCGTCACCGGAAAGCGGAACATGACTCGCCGGGGCATAGGCCGTGCGCGGCACGGTTCCCATGTCTTCAATGGCGTTCGCCGGGACGATGGTGCGGCGATAAACGGCGTGCGCTTCATGGCGAATCGAAGGGTTCGCCACCTCGCGATAACCGCGCACATCGTAACGCGTCTCGACCGCTTTGGTGGGAACGACGGCAGCTACGGGCGTGACCGGGGGCGGCTGGATCGCGACCGGTTGCTTTGTCGCGCAACCGGCGAGGAGAACCGCGGGAAGAATATACCAGAGGGTTCGCATAGTTATCCTTGTGATGGGTGTTGAGAAGCTGGCCGAGGCGCCACGGGTTCAGGCGGCGCGGGTTGAGGGGATCTCACCCCCGCCACGCTCGCCTTCTGCGGATCGACCGACTCGAGAACGTAAACGTAGAATTCCTTACCGGCCGCCACGCGGACGAAGTAGCCGCTTTCCTCAATGTCCTTGAGCGTGCGCTTCGCGTAGAGATCGAACACGTCGCCCACACCTTCGCGCACACCGTTGGAGACCGAGCCCGTGATGGTCGTTCCCAGGGCGGTCTGTGTCCGGTCCTGCGTGCCACGCGCGAAACCGCTGAGCGCGGCGGACGCCAGCAGCTTCAATTCCTGCAAGTCATCCGTCGCCATCAGACGGCCTTTGATGCCGCCTGAACCATCGGTGATTCCGTAGCCGTCAATGTCGTGCTCGTATTCGCGATCCAATGCCACGCCGTTGAACGCCAGCTCACGGCCATCCTGCCAGACGAAACGCCAGGTGCCCGATGCGTTCACGCGGTCGCGCAGCCGACCCGCGCGCGCCGTGCCATGCACGAGCGTGTTGGCCGGAATGACCTTCTTGCCGTTCTGCCAAACGTCTTCTAGCAGCACCGCGATGACCGGCGTCTCCAGATTCGCGCTGTCGATCGTGTTCACGAGTTTGCACTTCAAGAGCGTGCCGAACGGCATGAACTTCTCTGGCGGTGGCGGAACCGCGCGCTCCGACCGAACCGGCGGCGCTTCATACGAGGCAAGCAATGAAGCGTAGCGAACCTTGCGCGGTTTTGGCTCAGCGGCCGGCGTCGCCGTGTGCGGTTTCTGGCCCGCCGCGCCCGTGGCCACCGGTGCCGCAGGACGGAATGGCACAATACCGCCGGCGGTGGTGGGCTCGCCTGCCTGGGCGACCACCTGCGCACGCGCTTGCTGTGGCAGCCCGCTTTCGAGGCCTTGATCCAACGGCACCCGCACCTGACCGAGTTCGACCTTCTTCGTGCTCTGCGCGGCGAGCTTCGCCGCCTCGCGCTCCTGCGCTTGCTGGCGTCCGTAAATCGCCAGACCGGAAAACAGCACGACGACGAACACGATAAACAACCCGAACTTGCTCTTGAAGAAATTGCCGATGTTGCGCGGGTTCATGACTTCGGTGCCTCCGTTGCTGCCGGTGCCGTGGGCTCTGTTGTCGCGACGGCCTCACGTCGCGAGGTGTTGACCAGAATGGTGAACGCATTGTCCGCGCTGAGATCGTTGCGCGTGCCGTCCGGCATGCCGACGACGGCGAACTCCGCATCGGCGCTCTCGCCTGGAGCGAGGCTGCGCGGGCCGTTGGCGATGGACTGCTCGAATTTCTCGTTGGCGACCCGGGCCGCCAACGTGCTCGGGGCAAGATCGAGGGTTCGGTCCGTGGTATTCTTCAGCCGCAGCAAGAAGACCACCGCGTCCTCCTTGGAGAAGCGATAGACCTCCTGCACGGTCACCTCCACGTCGGGCAATTCGATCTTTCGATTCTGCGCCCGGAGCGTGACGCCCTCGACTGCCTTCGGCAGCGACTTCGCCAACACGGGATAGGCCCGCGCCCGATCCAGCAGGCTGAGTCCGATGCGGGGCGAAAACTTCACCGGCTCCGGCGGAGTCTCGACGCGGACCGCCGCCACCTGCGCCGCAGGCTGGAAAATCACGCTCGCGGTTGAATCTGCCGCGACCGTGCGGAGGTTGAGCACGTAGGCCGAGCCATCGTAGATCGCGGTCAGTCTCGCGGCGGCGTCCGGCTGGAGACTGCGGACGAGGATGAAGTTCGATCCCGGGGCATGGGAGACATGGAAACGCAGGGGCGTCCCTTCCTCCACCTCCACCGATTGCTTACCACCCTCGATCAACATGTCAGCTCCCGCCACGGCGGTGATAGGACCGGGGAACATGACGGTGGTGACCTCGCGGGACACCGCCAGGTCCACCGCCTGCTTCGGATCAAGCGGGGCCTCGCGAATCGTTTGCGCCGCGAGCGCCGAGGCCAAGACGATGAAGAGTGAGAGGGATTTTAGCATGGCGCGTCCTCACGTCTTGATGGGCTCCACTTGGAACGCGGCGACCGCGGTCGGAAACCGCCCGTTGCGGGTGAGGTCCGGGTTGACCAGGAACTTGAATTTCACCCGGTAGCGAAGCACCTCCGTGATCGGTGCCCCCTGATAGGAACCGACGCGGATCAGTTGGACGTCGGCTGACGTGTAGAAGGAATTGTCGCGCGTGTTCAAAATCTCCGGCACGCCGACCTCCACTTTTTGATGAAGCGATTTGGCTTCGAACTCAGACTTGGTCCGGTTGAGAGAAGCTTGTGCGGTCTGTGCCGCTTCGCGAAGGAAGAGTTGCTTGAACAATTCTGGATTGTCCAAGCCTGCCGGGTTGCGTTCGAACAGCGCCTTGCACGCAAGCTTCGTCTGCATCGCGTGCAGGTCTTTCGCTTCCTGAATGTCCACCACCGGCGACACGTAGTAGGTGCCGAGGCTGTCGATCATCACGACCTCGCGCTTGCGGGTCAGTTGCTCGACCAGTTGATGACGGTCCCACACCGCCCAGACCCACGCCAGGACGGCGACGAGGAACCAGATCAACGACTGACGACGCTGCCGGTCAAAAATGGCCAGCAGCGATGATTTCGGCTTCCCGAACTGCGGCGCGGTCCCGGAGGCACGCGGGGAAGCTTCAACGTTTGCTACCATTTGAGTTGCCCTCCGTTTTTGTTGGCTTCCTCGGCCGCGAGCGTTTCGAATCTTCAGCGTCGTCCTGACGCATCACTTCAAGCGCCGCACGAGCGATATCCTCTTCAGCTCGATCCAAGCGTTCAGTGGCGCGAGCTAAGTCGCGAATCGCTTTGGGATACTCCTTATGGCCTTTGAATAGAGGGTTCATATATCGATTGCTGCTTGGTTTGGGTTGTCGTCGTGCGGCTGCTTGTCGAATCCACTGCGACTGGTGCTGCGTGTTCTTGCGTGTTGCTGAAATTCCGAGGCCAACGACTCAGCGGCCTTAGCTCGACGCGATTGAGCCGCAGCCATCTCTTGAGTCGCAGAAACCTGGCTGCGCAGGAGACGCCCTGAATACAAGCCCGCCAGCCCACCAACTACAGTGCCGGTTGTGCGAGCTGCGCCACCACCACGCGCGGCTGACTCTGCTCCACCTGCCATCGCCGCCGTAGCCGCAGCAGCAGTGACACCGGCGGCACCGATTCCTCCTGTCGCTGCGGCAACACCTGCCCCGACACCGCCGGCAAAGGCCGATTGAAAGACGCCTCCAATCGAGCGGCCGAACTCTGCCGCTGGGTTTGCACCCATCAGTAAAACCTTCGTCGTAACGTATGGCGCTAGAACCGAGCTTACCAGCATCCAAGAACCAATGAGCAATACGGTAAGTGCCGGGGCAGCAATCGGAGCACCAGTTATGAATATTGGGACCAAACTCGCGGTGGCCGCTGCATCGAGCATCGCTTTCGTCACCACAGCAGCGAGCACCCATCCGAACGGCCAACACACCAGCGCGATAAGCCCAGTGATGTATTTCTGTGCCACGCCGGACATCGACCTGAGCATGTAGAGCGAGAGGAAGATCGGGCTGAGCGCCCACCCGGCTGTGAGTAGAATGCCACCTACGAGTTTCACCACATATTGAACACCCCATGACAACCAACCGAACAACCACAGCAACGCGTAGCAGATCGCGGTTCCAATCGATTTCGTGCCCCAGATGATATCCCACATGCTCGCGTCGGGCTCCGTCGCAGCCTTGCCAGCGATGAATTGCACGAACTGCTCGTCCACAGAGGTTGGATCAACCCCGAACATATCGCCGAACGCGCTAACAACATCGTTCAAACGCATCAGCCACTCTCGGATGCAGAGTGTGGCAATCCCAATCATGAGCACTTTCGCCAAGAGCCAGATATAGGTATCAGCTCCAGGTCGGCTCCGCAGAGCATGAAACGCTAAGCCCGCCGCAACGATCACGCTTCCGATATAGGCGCATCCACCCCAGAGTGAGGATAGTCCCTCAAAGTATGTCGGAGGCAGAATTGTCCCTGAAGGCGCGGGCATAGCAGTATCTCCTATTTCTTCGGCGTTTTTTCAGATGCAGGCGGCGCTTCAGGATACTCGACCTTCTTGAGATATTCTGGATTCTTGAATGCCTTCGGGAGTGCATTCATTTCCTTGCGGGCAGCCTCGGCGCGTGCCTTGGCCTCAGCCTCTTCACGGGCGCGCCGGGCTTCCGCCTCACGATCCACGCATCCGCTAGCGACCAACACCGCCATCAGCAAAACTCCGGTGATCGTAGGTGCTTTCATAGGACCGTTTTGACCGATTTTTTCCGAGGGTGTTCGGAGTTAGGGTGTGAAACGTTTTTCAAACACATACCGGAGCATGGACTCGTATTGCGGCTTAAAGGTGGTCGATAGCTTCCGGGCCTCCTGCTGGGCCAGCCGACGCCGAGCCTCGGCATCGGCTTCGGTCTGGGCGTTGGTCATGGCCGTGGCCTCGGCCGCCTTGACCTGCACCTGGGCCGCACTCAGGGCGACCTCGGCATCGACCGCCGTGAGCTGGCCATATTGAGCGTTCAGCACCGCCTCCAACTTCTTTTGCTCCGCCTCCGTTTCAGCCGCCCTGAGGGCTTCGCTCGTTTGGGCGATGGCCCGCTTCAAGTCCTCACGGCGCGTGTAAACGTCGCTCTGCACGGCCTTGAATTCATCCACCGTGACGGCCATGTCGTGAGACTCTTTGTAAACGGCCGGGTCCCTTTCGACCACGGCACCATCGAAATCGCGGAAGTCCGCCCGGACTTCGCGGAAGATGCCGCCCCGCGTATCGCCGAACAACCCCCGGCCATCGACGCGGGCGATGCCCTGCGCCCAGGTCTTGACCTGCGTCGGAAGATTCAGGTCGGCGCGAAATTGCGCGAAGCCGACGATGTCTTTCACGTTGGCCATGTCGCCCATGCGCTTGAGCTGGGTTTCGAACTGCTGAATCTGACGAACTTGATTGGTGATCTGCGTGGCCTGATTCGCCAACTGATCCACCATCGCGGCGTAATTCACGGCGCTTTGCTGGAGGTTCGCGGCATCAATCACCGCCCATTGCGCGTGGCCTGAACTAGCGCCCATCGTCAGCACCGAAGCCAAAAGGAGCGTCGTTTTCATGAACCGGTTTCCTCCTTCGGCATAACCACACGAATGACTCTTTTGGTCGGCTCGCGCCGCACGCCATCGCGATCCGTTTGGGGCACGTCGATTTCGTAATAGGTCTCCTCGTAGCCGTCATCGAGCGACGGGCGCTGGTTATCCCGGGCGATCCAGTATTGCTGTTTCACGGCGTTCGACTGGCCTTTTTCGTAGCCGGCTAGATACGCCTCCCGCTGGGCCTTGTTATTAAAGTAGTTGATGGTTTCGCCGACCACGAAGCCCGCCGCGGCACCGACGGCGGCGTTCTTGGCTTTGCCGTCGCCCTCCCGAGCGCCGATGTAAGCCCCGCCCGCGGTTGTGGCGGCGGTCGTGGCAAAGTTGCGCGTGCGCCCGGCCGAGTCGGCGCTTGCGGTAGCGCAGCCCGGCATGAAGAGGACAACCATCACCATGAACAGCAGGCCGACCAGATACGGCTGCGAGAACGAGAGACTGTCCAGGAATCGTTGCATGGGTAGTCTTGGGTTGAGGATCAGGATTCGTTGATCGTGAGTTTGAGTTCGTGACGTTGCGCGTGGCCCTGACGCTGGCCCTCGCGCGCACACAGCCGGTCAATGGCGTGAGCGATGAAAACGCCCGCCTCCAACCGCCCTTCGAGAAATTCAACAACGTCCGCCTTCGTCCGCAGGCGGTCGGAAGGCGGGAGCAGATGGGTTTCGAGGACCGCCTCGACTTCGGCGACCTCACGCTCGTCCAACGGATCGCGACCGTCCCGTTCCTCAATGCGCTCCGTGTAGGGCGCGAGGCGTTCGAACAAGCGGTCTTCCTCGACCATCTCATATCCCGCGTGAAGCAGATCGAACCCGGAGCGGCTGGCCATGACCTCGGTTGGCTCACCGGACCGCACCATGGTCGCAGTTTCTCCCATTGCCGTCTCCCGCTCCACGAGCCGGAAGATCAGAGCCCCATCTTCAAAGGCGGCCTCGATGTGCCGGTGACGGTTCACGCGCTGAGATTCCGAACCCGGCGAGCCGGTCTCGGGTTTGCGGGTGACCTGCACATCGGGAAGCTGCACCAACACGCGCGGCAACGGCACGACCTCGCCCGCGGTGCCACGATGCTCGTCCCGATAGCTGCGGCCGAGCACCACCATGCGCTGCGCTTCGCGTTGGATCTCCTCGTTGGTTTTCATGGCTTCAGGCGTTGGCGATGATGGCGTCCACCACGTTGCCGTTTCCGCGTAGCGCCTTTTCGCGCTGATCGAAATGCGCGCCCGAGCTCGACGCGCAGTAGAGCATCTCGCGCGAGGCGACGTTGCGCATGGTCACGATCAACGGACGGCGTTCGTCCGTGTGGTAGTAGGTGAACTGCGAATACTTCGTCCCGACCAGCTTCTCCGGTTCGGGGTGACTCATGACGGCATCCTTCGCCGCATCCGGAATCGGGAAGTCGCGGCTCAGATCCTCGATGTCGGAACGGTCGCTCTGGCGGAGCAGGAACAGGATGCGGCTGTTGCCCAGGACCGCGCCACGGATGTCGGACGCTTTGAACTGCTCGTAATTCTGCACGGTCGCGACGTTCCAGACGTTGTATTTGCGGAGCTGCTGATAGGACTCGCGCAGCACTTTCTTGCCGGAAGGCACGAGCGAGAAACGCGCGACTTCCTCAAAGATGTTCCGCTTCCGCAGCGCGCGTGGCAGCCGCATCATGTGCGACCGGGTATAGTTCGCGATCAGGAAAGCCGCCGCCGCTTTGAGTTCCTCTGCAGACTCCGGGATGTAGCCCAGTTCGAAGTGGGCGATCTTGCCCGTGAGCGACACATTCGAAACGCCATCGAAGAGTTCGCCGTAGCTGCCACCCGACGACCACGGCTCCAGGAGCGTGGCGAGGTAGCGCATTTCCTCGGCGTGCGGCCCGGCGGCCTCGGCGGAAAGCAGTTCCTGCAACTGGCCATGTTGCGGCATCTCGGCCGGGGTGAGCCGAGCGAACACGAGGTCCCGGATTTGCTGCCCACCTGCACCGTCCTTCGAGAAACGGACCACGTCGCCTTCGTCGGCTGAAGCCGCAAAGGCGGACGCTTCATCTCCCCGACGTTGCTCCCATTCGGCGAACTCGAGGAACGCATCGAGCCCGGTCGCTTGCGGCCCCATCCGGGTCCGGCGATACAAGTCGAGGGTGTAGGCCCGCCGCGCCATGGCCGACGTTTCCTCGGGACGACGATTGAAATACCACCGCGCGAAGTCCTCGTAGAGGCGGCCGATGGCGTTCGCCAGGAGCGCCTGCCGGAGCTTGTTGCGGTCTTCGTCTTTTGACTGACCGACCATGAGCATCGGGAGCGCCGCCGCCGCGCTGAGGTGCAACCCGGACAGCGGCAGGCCCCGCGTGTCGAGGTAGTTCATGGTCAGCTTGCCGTTCGCTTGGACGATGATCGGCTCCGCCGCCGGATCGACCGTCTTGGCGTAGGTGGTATAGGACTCACCTTCCTCCACGATCATCGTGTAGGCGTAGAACGGTTCCGTCTGTGTCAGAATATCAATGACGTTGACGCTCTTGCCGGAACCCGTGGTCCCGATGACGACCGCATTTTGCGGCGTCTGGTTGTTGCCCTCGCCGACAAACGTCCGTCCTCCGACAAGGTTGCCGTTGGGTCCTTCGAAAATGAACTCTGCCTGATCGAGGTGCCCCACCGGGGTTGATGAGAACGGCAGGATGTTCGCGACGAGCGCGTCATCGTAGTCATGCCAGAGCGAATCGTAGCGACTGAACGACCAGCCGGGCCAGGTGCAGTAAAAGAAATTTCGCGCGGAGGGTTCGAGGGCGGGCTCATAAGCCTGCGCCCGCTCCATGCTGCCGACCGCGGCCTTGAGCGCGGTGAGCTTCGCCCGAAGGTCTTCCCGATTCCGATCCCACGCCCGGATGATATACTGGATGCGGTAGGGCGAGCTGTCGCCGTTGCTATAGCGGGCGATCTTCGCGACCTTCGTCCGCATCGCCGCGAGGAGCTTCACCTTCTTCAGGCTCTCATAGTCGCCTTCGACGCGGTTCAGCTCCTTCTGCTCTTTCTCGATCAGCTCGTCCACATCGACCGACTCGACGTTGACGGTGATGGCGTAGTCCCGGAAGCCGAGCTTCGTCAGGAGGTAGG
This portion of the Candidatus Didemnitutus sp. genome encodes:
- a CDS encoding response regulator transcription factor, which produces MLPKTATPRIVVLKGDKLYGELISRHIKDLWRNADVRVFQLGFDALDSIQAQVPDLFITGVKIDDMDGLEHLEPFIETALPILVLTSRKEARTFDLLRSIRYDGLYDGHAEGMENLPTALQQVIQRRLYVSPTMLPNLKRPKNITLDALTEKEQMVLSVIGDGSDDHQAAERLRLSPYTVNTHRKAIMAKLKLHHKGQLMLYALQNGYIWVSAQRIHYPGFQRSLQAAAGAAKVAPTERASA
- a CDS encoding ATP-dependent Clp protease ATP-binding subunit, producing MSIAAEHLEKLRTLPDRLKAVLTGQDVAIDLVAERLQHGELGLTVPGRPKASFLFLGPTGVGKTELTLRFTEDLLGPDRVVRLDMSEYQTADRLGLLLGTADEPGRIAEGFDACAGSGTLLFDEIEKAHPRVLDVLLQLLDAARLTTGRNRVLDFSAWYVVLTSNIGAQRIMTLRKSKYETMERLVRQDAQRELRPEIFARITLTVVFNRLDYEAQCAIAAGLVEKECRTLAGLGYRVSPEPSVQGIVVSRGYHERLGARPMRDAAELLVRNALARELLRGGDGSGRLLPHSDGMKLHLNPAAS
- a CDS encoding type-F conjugative transfer system secretin TraK — translated: MLKSLSLFIVLASALAAQTIREAPLDPKQAVDLAVSREVTTVMFPGPITAVAGADMLIEGGKQSVEVEEGTPLRFHVSHAPGSNFILVRSLQPDAAARLTAIYDGSAYVLNLRTVAADSTASVIFQPAAQVAAVRVETPPEPVKFSPRIGLSLLDRARAYPVLAKSLPKAVEGVTLRAQNRKIELPDVEVTVQEVYRFSKEDAVVFLLRLKNTTDRTLDLAPSTLAARVANEKFEQSIANGPRSLAPGESADAEFAVVGMPDGTRNDLSADNAFTILVNTSRREAVATTEPTAPAATEAPKS